The genomic stretch AGGTGATCGTGACGCTGAACGATGCATCCGTGCCCGCGCTTGCCGCCAAGATCGGCAATACCCGTTCCGCCGCTGCCGTGGAATTGTGGCGCGACCGGATCGAGGGCGCGGTGGTCGCCATCGGCAATGCGCCCACGGCGCTGTTTCACCTGCTGGAGCTGCTGGATGCGGGCTGGCCGAAACCGGCGGTGATCCTTGGCTTTCCCGTGGGTTTCGTGGGGGCGGCAGAAAGCAAGGCGGAACTTGCCCGCGATGCGCGGGGCTGCGATTACATCGCCCTGCGGGGCAGGCGCGGTGGCTCGGCCATGGCCTCTGCGGCGGTTAATGCTCTGGCAGCGGGATTGCCCGAAGATGTCTGATCCATGGCTGCATATCGTCGGGATCGGCGAGGATGGCATGGCCGGGCTTTTGCCCGCCACCCGCGCCGTGGTCGAAGCGGCCGAGGTCATCATCGGTGGCGACCGGCACCATGTGCTGGCCGAAAATTTAGCGGCAGAGCGGTTGGCATGGCCGCATCCGTTTGATGCGCTGATCACGACGATCAAGGGGCTGCGCGGGCGGCGGGTGGTCGTGCTGGCAACGGGGGATCCGTTGTGGTTTTCCGTCGGCGCAAGGATCGGGCGCGCGATTGATCCGGCCCAGATCGTCTATCACCCGCAATTATCGGCCTTCCAGCTGGCGGCGGCGCGGATGGGCTGGTCGCTGCCGGATGTC from Yoonia vestfoldensis encodes the following:
- a CDS encoding precorrin-8X methylmutase; this encodes MRPYETDPKAIYAQSFATVRTEARLDRFAPALHPLMTRLIHACGMVEIVDRLAYSAQVAEAGQAALRAGAPVLCDCEMVGAGIIRRYLPSGNEVIVTLNDASVPALAAKIGNTRSAAAVELWRDRIEGAVVAIGNAPTALFHLLELLDAGWPKPAVILGFPVGFVGAAESKAELARDARGCDYIALRGRRGGSAMASAAVNALAAGLPEDV